In Streptococcus dysgalactiae subsp. dysgalactiae, the following are encoded in one genomic region:
- a CDS encoding FUSC family protein: MKYRFDPQKFRIGMRTFKTGLSVFFVLLLFILFDWEGLQIGGLTAVFSLREDLDRTVSFGFSRILGNSIGGLLALVFYFFNALFQQHILVTLILVPILTMLTIMFNVAFNNKSGIIGAVAALLIITLSIPTGQTFIYVISRVFETFCGVFVAILVNADVELIKNRWFKKKSVK; encoded by the coding sequence ATGAAATACAGATTTGACCCTCAAAAATTTAGAATTGGCATGAGGACATTTAAGACAGGCTTGTCGGTCTTTTTTGTTCTGTTGCTCTTTATTCTCTTTGATTGGGAAGGGTTGCAGATTGGTGGCTTGACGGCTGTGTTTAGTTTGAGAGAAGATTTGGATAGAACTGTATCGTTTGGTTTTTCAAGGATACTAGGCAATAGTATTGGCGGCCTGTTAGCTTTGGTCTTTTATTTTTTCAATGCCCTTTTTCAGCAACATATTTTGGTGACACTCATTTTGGTCCCAATTTTAACGATGTTGACCATTATGTTTAACGTCGCTTTCAATAATAAATCAGGGATTATTGGTGCTGTAGCTGCTCTTTTGATTATTACCTTGTCGATTCCAACAGGTCAAACATTCATTTATGTGATTTCGCGTGTCTTTGAAACTTTCTGTGGGGTTTTTGTGGCTATTTTGGTCAATGCTGACGTGGAACTGATTAAAAATAGGTGGTTCAAGAAAAAATCTGTAAAATGA
- a CDS encoding 5'-nucleotidase, lipoprotein e(P4) family — MKTKQVASVVSLSLSLFLVTGCAQVDHKANVNSKETVKQTKVTYSDEQLRSNENTMSVLWYQRAAEAKALYLQGYQLATDRLKNQLGQATDKPYSIVLDIDETVLDNSPYQAKNILEGTSFTPESWDVWVQKKEAKPVAGAKEFLQFADQNGVQIYYISDRAASQVDATMENLQKEGIPVQGRDHLLFLEEGVKSKEARRQKVKETTNLIMLFGDNLVDFADFSKKSEEDRTALLSELQEEFGRQFIIFPNPMYGSWESAVYKGEKLDASQQLKERRKALESFEK, encoded by the coding sequence ATGAAAACAAAACAAGTTGCTAGTGTCGTATCTCTTTCCCTGTCCCTTTTTTTAGTGACAGGCTGTGCCCAGGTTGACCATAAAGCCAATGTTAATAGTAAGGAAACTGTTAAGCAGACTAAGGTTACTTATAGTGATGAGCAGTTACGATCTAATGAAAATACCATGTCTGTATTGTGGTATCAGCGAGCTGCAGAAGCTAAAGCGCTATATTTACAAGGTTATCAACTAGCGACTGATCGTTTGAAAAATCAATTGGGACAGGCAACGGACAAGCCCTATTCTATTGTGTTAGACATTGATGAAACAGTCCTTGACAATAGTCCCTACCAAGCTAAGAATATCTTAGAGGGAACAAGCTTCACACCGGAAAGTTGGGATGTTTGGGTACAAAAGAAAGAAGCTAAACCTGTCGCAGGCGCTAAAGAATTTTTGCAATTTGCAGATCAAAATGGGGTTCAAATTTATTACATCTCAGACCGTGCAGCGAGCCAAGTCGATGCTACTATGGAAAATCTCCAAAAAGAGGGCATTCCAGTTCAAGGTCGTGACCACCTCTTATTCTTAGAAGAAGGCGTTAAATCAAAAGAAGCTCGCCGGCAAAAAGTGAAAGAGACCACTAACTTGATTATGTTATTTGGTGATAATCTTGTTGATTTTGCTGATTTCTCCAAAAAATCTGAAGAAGATAGAACAGCATTATTATCAGAATTACAAGAAGAGTTTGGGCGTCAATTTATTATTTTCCCTAATCCAATGTATGGATCATGGGAAAGTGCGGTTTATAAAGGTGAAAAACTTGATGCTTCTCAACAATTAAAAGAGCGTCGTAAGGCTCTGGAAAGTTTCGAAAAGTAA
- the gap gene encoding type I glyceraldehyde-3-phosphate dehydrogenase translates to MVVKVGINGFGRIGRLAFRRIQNVEGVEVTRINDLTDPNMLAHLLKYDTTQGRFDGTVEVKEGGFEVNGNFIKVSAERDPENIDWATDGVEIVLEATGFFAKKEAAEKHLHANGAKKVVITAPGGNDVKTVVFNTNHDILDGTETVISGASCTTNCLAPMAKALHDAFGIQKGLMTTIHAYTGDQMILDGPHRGGDLRRARAGAANIVPNSTGAAKAIGLVIPELNGKLDGAAQRVPVPTGSVTELVVTLDKNVSVDEINAAMKAASNDSFGYTEDPIVSSDIVGVSYGSLFDATQTKVMEVDGSQLVKVVSWYDNEMSYTAQLVRTLEYFAKIAK, encoded by the coding sequence ATGGTAGTTAAAGTTGGTATTAACGGTTTCGGTCGTATCGGACGTCTTGCATTCCGTCGTATTCAAAATGTTGAAGGTGTTGAAGTAACTCGTATCAACGACCTTACAGATCCAAACATGCTTGCACACTTGTTGAAATACGATACAACTCAAGGACGTTTTGACGGAACTGTTGAAGTTAAAGAAGGTGGATTTGAAGTAAACGGAAACTTCATCAAAGTTTCTGCTGAACGTGATCCAGAAAACATCGACTGGGCAACTGACGGTGTTGAAATCGTTCTGGAAGCAACTGGTTTCTTTGCTAAAAAAGAAGCTGCTGAAAAACACTTACATGCTAACGGTGCTAAAAAAGTTGTTATCACAGCTCCTGGTGGAAACGACGTTAAAACAGTTGTTTTCAACACTAACCACGACATTCTTGACGGTACTGAAACAGTTATCTCAGGTGCTTCATGTACTACAAACTGTTTAGCTCCTATGGCTAAAGCTCTTCACGATGCATTTGGTATCCAAAAAGGTCTTATGACTACAATCCACGCTTATACTGGTGACCAAATGATCCTTGACGGACCACACCGTGGTGGTGACCTTCGTCGTGCTCGTGCTGGTGCTGCAAACATTGTTCCTAACTCAACTGGTGCTGCTAAAGCTATCGGTCTTGTTATCCCAGAATTGAATGGTAAACTTGATGGTGCTGCACAACGTGTTCCTGTTCCAACTGGATCAGTAACTGAGTTGGTTGTAACTCTTGATAAAAACGTTTCTGTTGACGAAATCAACGCTGCTATGAAAGCTGCTTCAAACGACAGTTTCGGTTACACTGAAGATCCAATTGTTTCTTCAGATATCGTAGGCGTGTCATACGGTTCATTGTTTGACGCAACTCAAACTAAAGTTATGGAAGTTGACGGATCACAATTGGTTAAAGTTGTATCATGGTATGACAATGAAATGTCTTACACTGCTCAACTTGTTCGTACACTTGAGTATTTTGCAAAAATCGCTAAATAA
- the rpsL gene encoding 30S ribosomal protein S12: protein MPTINQLVRKPRKSKVEKSDSPALNIGYNSHKKVQTKMAAPQKRGVATRVGTMTPKKPNSALRKFARVRLSNLIEVTAYIPGIGHNLQEHSVVLIRGGRVKDLPGVRYHIVRGALDTAGVADRKQGRSKYGAKRPKG, encoded by the coding sequence ATGCCTACAATTAACCAGTTGGTACGTAAACCACGTAAATCTAAAGTTGAAAAATCAGATTCACCAGCTTTGAACATTGGTTACAACAGTCACAAAAAAGTTCAAACTAAAATGGCTGCCCCACAAAAACGTGGAGTTGCAACTCGTGTTGGAACAATGACCCCTAAAAAACCTAACTCAGCCCTTCGTAAATTCGCTCGTGTACGTTTGAGCAACCTTATCGAAGTAACTGCCTACATCCCAGGTATCGGACACAACTTGCAAGAGCACAGCGTAGTTCTTATTCGTGGTGGACGTGTAAAAGACCTTCCAGGGGTACGTTACCATATCGTTCGTGGCGCACTTGATACAGCAGGTGTTGCTGACCGTAAGCAAGGCCGTTCTAAATACGGTGCTAAACGTCCAAAAGGATAA
- a CDS encoding MerR family transcriptional regulator, protein MKEKELRRSMAVFPIGTVMKLTDLSARQIRYYEDQELIKPERTEGNRRMFSLNDMDRLLEIKDFLAEGLNIAAIKREYTERQDKLLQKQKALTDADVRRILHDELLTQSGFSTPSQHIGNFRI, encoded by the coding sequence ATGAAAGAAAAAGAACTTAGACGATCAATGGCTGTTTTCCCTATCGGTACTGTCATGAAATTGACGGACCTCTCTGCTAGACAGATTCGCTATTATGAGGATCAAGAATTGATCAAACCTGAGCGAACGGAAGGCAACCGTCGCATGTTTTCTTTAAATGATATGGATCGTTTGTTGGAGATTAAGGACTTTTTAGCTGAAGGACTCAATATTGCAGCGATTAAGCGTGAATATACTGAGCGTCAAGATAAACTGTTGCAAAAACAAAAAGCTTTGACGGATGCAGATGTTAGACGGATCTTACATGATGAATTGCTAACTCAAAGTGGTTTTTCCACCCCTTCACAACATATTGGTAATTTTCGTATCTAA
- the fusA gene encoding elongation factor G: MAREFSLAKTRNIGIMAHVDAGKTTTTERILYYTGKIHKIGETHEGASQMDWMEQEQERGITITSAATTAQWDGHRVNIIDTPGHVDFTIEVQRSLRVLDGAVTVLDSQSGVEPQTETVWRQATEYGVPRIVFANKMDKIGADFLYSVQTLHDRLQANAHPIQLPIGAEDDFRGIIDLIKMKAEIYTNDLGTDILEEDIPEEYLEQAQEYREKLVEAVAETDEDLMMKYLEGEEITNEELIAGIRKATINVEFFPVLCGSAFKNKGVQLMLDAVIAYLPSPLDIPAIKGINPDTDAEEERPASDEEPFAALAFKIMTDPFVGRLTFFRVYSGVLNSGSYVMNTSKGKRERIGRILQMHANSRQEIETVYAGDIAAAVGLKDTTTGDSLTDEKAKVILESIEVPEPVIQLMVEPKSKADQDKMGVALQKLAEEDPTFRVETNVETGETVIAGMGELHLDVLVDRMRREFKVEANVGAPQVSYRETFRASTQARGFFKRQSGGKGQFGDVWIEFTPNEEGKGFEFENAIVGGVVPREFIPAVEKGLIESMANGVLAGYPMVDVKAKLYDGSYHDVDSSETAFKIAASLALKEAAKSAQPAILEPMMLVTITAPEDNLGDVMGHVTARRGRVDGMEAHGNSQIVRAYVPLAEMFGYATVLRSATQGRGTFMMVFDHYEDVPKSVQEEIIKKNKGE, translated from the coding sequence ATGGCTCGCGAATTTTCACTTGCAAAAACTCGTAATATCGGTATCATGGCTCACGTTGATGCTGGTAAAACAACAACAACAGAGCGTATCCTTTACTACACTGGTAAAATCCATAAAATCGGTGAAACACACGAAGGTGCATCACAAATGGACTGGATGGAGCAAGAGCAAGAACGTGGTATCACAATCACTTCTGCCGCTACAACAGCTCAATGGGACGGACACCGCGTTAACATCATCGACACACCAGGACACGTGGACTTCACTATCGAAGTACAACGTTCCCTCCGTGTTCTTGACGGTGCTGTAACCGTTCTTGACTCACAATCAGGTGTTGAACCTCAAACTGAAACAGTTTGGCGTCAAGCTACTGAATACGGTGTTCCACGTATCGTTTTTGCCAACAAAATGGACAAAATCGGTGCTGACTTCCTTTACTCAGTACAAACCCTTCATGACCGTCTTCAAGCAAATGCACACCCAATCCAATTGCCAATCGGTGCTGAGGATGATTTCCGTGGTATCATTGACTTGATCAAAATGAAAGCTGAAATCTATACTAACGACCTTGGTACAGATATCCTTGAAGAAGATATTCCAGAAGAATACTTAGAACAAGCTCAAGAATACCGTGAAAAATTGGTTGAAGCAGTAGCTGAAACTGATGAAGACTTGATGATGAAATACCTTGAAGGTGAAGAAATCACTAACGAAGAATTGATTGCTGGTATCCGTAAAGCAACAATCAACGTTGAATTCTTCCCAGTTCTTTGTGGATCTGCCTTCAAAAACAAAGGTGTTCAATTGATGCTTGATGCGGTTATCGCATACCTTCCAAGCCCACTTGATATCCCTGCGATCAAAGGTATCAACCCAGATACAGACGCTGAAGAAGAGCGTCCAGCATCTGATGAAGAGCCATTTGCAGCTCTTGCCTTCAAAATCATGACTGACCCATTCGTAGGTCGTTTGACTTTCTTCCGTGTTTACTCTGGTGTTCTTAACTCAGGTTCATACGTGATGAACACATCAAAAGGAAAACGTGAGCGTATCGGACGTATCCTTCAAATGCACGCGAACAGCCGTCAAGAAATTGAAACAGTTTACGCTGGTGATATCGCTGCCGCTGTTGGTTTGAAAGACACAACAACAGGTGACTCATTGACTGATGAAAAAGCAAAAGTTATTCTTGAGTCAATCGAAGTTCCAGAACCAGTTATCCAATTGATGGTTGAACCAAAATCTAAAGCAGACCAAGACAAGATGGGGGTTGCCCTTCAAAAACTTGCTGAAGAAGATCCAACATTCCGCGTTGAAACAAACGTTGAAACTGGTGAAACAGTTATCGCTGGTATGGGTGAGCTTCACCTTGATGTCCTTGTTGACCGTATGCGTCGTGAGTTCAAAGTTGAAGCAAACGTAGGTGCTCCTCAAGTATCTTACCGTGAAACATTCCGTGCTTCTACACAAGCTCGTGGATTCTTCAAACGCCAATCTGGTGGTAAAGGTCAATTTGGTGATGTTTGGATTGAATTTACACCAAACGAAGAAGGTAAAGGTTTCGAATTCGAAAACGCTATCGTCGGTGGTGTGGTTCCTCGTGAATTTATCCCTGCTGTTGAAAAAGGGTTGATCGAATCTATGGCAAACGGTGTTCTTGCTGGTTACCCAATGGTTGACGTTAAAGCTAAACTTTACGATGGTTCATACCACGATGTCGACTCATCTGAAACTGCCTTCAAGATCGCTGCATCACTTGCACTTAAAGAAGCAGCTAAATCTGCACAACCAGCTATCCTTGAGCCAATGATGCTTGTAACGATTACAGCTCCAGAAGATAACCTTGGAGATGTTATGGGACACGTTACAGCTCGTCGTGGACGTGTTGATGGTATGGAAGCACATGGTAACAGCCAAATCGTTCGTGCTTATGTACCACTTGCTGAAATGTTCGGTTATGCAACAGTTCTTCGTTCTGCAACTCAAGGACGTGGTACATTCATGATGGTATTTGACCACTATGAAGATGTTCCTAAGTCAGTTCAAGAAGAAATCATTAAGAAAAACAAAGGTGAATAA
- the glnA gene encoding type I glutamate--ammonia ligase: protein MAITAADIRREVKEKNVTFLRLMFTDIMGIMKNVEIPATEEQLEKVLSNKAMFDGSSIEGFVRINESDMYLYPDLDTWIVFPWGDENGAVAGLICDIYTAEGKPFAGDPRGNLKKALKHMDEVGYQSFNLGPEPEFFLFKMDDKGNPTLEVNDNGGYFDLAPIDLADNTRREIVNVLTKMGFEVEASHHEVAVGQHEIDFKYADVLKACDNIQIFKLVVKTIAREHGLYATFMAKPKFGIAGSGMHCNMSLFDKQGNNAFYDEKDKRGMKLSEDAYYFLGGLMKHAYNYTAITNPTVNSYKRLVPGYEAPVYVAWAGSNRSPLIRVPASRGMGTRLELRSVDPTANPYLALAVLLEAGLDGIINKIEAPEPVEANIYTMTVEERNAAGIVDLPSTLHNALKALQKDEVVQEALGDHIYTNFLEAKRIEWASYATFVSQWEIDNYLHNY from the coding sequence ATGGCAATCACAGCAGCTGACATTCGTCGCGAAGTCAAAGAGAAAAATGTAACTTTCCTTCGCTTGATGTTCACTGATATCATGGGAATTATGAAAAATGTCGAAATTCCTGCAACTGAAGAGCAATTAGAAAAAGTGTTATCGAATAAAGCCATGTTTGATGGTTCATCTATTGAAGGATTTGTGCGTATCAATGAGTCTGATATGTACCTTTACCCTGACCTAGATACTTGGATTGTTTTCCCTTGGGGAGATGAGAATGGGGCAGTCGCAGGGTTGATTTGTGACATTTATACTGCTGAAGGAAAACCTTTCGCAGGAGACCCACGTGGCAATTTGAAAAAAGCCTTGAAACATATGGACGAGGTTGGTTATCAATCCTTCAACCTTGGGCCAGAACCAGAATTTTTCCTCTTTAAAATGGATGACAAGGGGAACCCAACTCTTGAAGTTAACGATAATGGTGGCTATTTTGATTTGGCTCCTATTGACTTGGCAGATAATACGCGCCGTGAAATTGTCAATGTCTTGACGAAAATGGGCTTTGAAGTAGAAGCTAGTCACCATGAAGTAGCGGTTGGGCAACATGAAATTGATTTTAAATACGCTGATGTCCTAAAAGCTTGTGACAATATCCAAATTTTTAAACTTGTGGTTAAAACAATTGCGCGTGAGCATGGACTCTATGCCACCTTCATGGCTAAACCTAAATTTGGGATTGCTGGATCAGGAATGCACTGTAACATGTCCTTGTTTGACAAGCAAGGCAACAACGCCTTTTATGATGAAAAAGATAAGCGTGGCATGAAGTTATCAGAAGATGCTTACTATTTCTTAGGCGGTTTGATGAAACATGCTTACAATTATACTGCCATCACCAACCCAACGGTTAACTCTTATAAGCGTTTGGTTCCAGGCTATGAAGCGCCTGTGTACGTGGCTTGGGCAGGAAGCAATCGTTCGCCATTGATTCGGGTTCCAGCATCGCGTGGCATGGGGACTCGTTTAGAGTTACGTTCCGTGGATCCAACGGCAAACCCTTACTTAGCTCTTGCAGTCTTGCTTGAAGCTGGACTAGATGGTATTATTAATAAAATTGAAGCACCAGAGCCAGTGGAAGCTAACATTTACACCATGACAGTCGAAGAACGCAATGCAGCAGGTATTGTTGACTTACCATCAACGCTTCATAACGCTTTGAAGGCCTTGCAAAAAGACGAAGTGGTTCAAGAGGCACTTGGTGATCATATTTACACTAATTTCTTGGAAGCAAAACGTATTGAATGGGCTTCCTATGCTACCTTCGTGTCTCAATGGGAAATTGATAACTACCTTCACAATTATTAG
- a CDS encoding IS3 family transposase (programmed frameshift), which produces MKLSYEDKIEIYRLRQSGWTWPKISQTFNMSKYNLQYMVRLIDIHGLESVCKRKNRYYSPELKQEIINEVLMKGRSQLEVSLDYGLPNKGMLPNWIAQYKKNGYTILEKSRGRPVKMGRKPKRKLEEMTELERLQYDNEYLRAENAVPKKVERTPIEGRSKAQRATEIIQGLINVFDLRILLNILKLSRSTYYYQVKRLTQGDNNKELKEAIQDIYSENKGRYGYRRIHLELKNRGYKVNHKKVQRLMTELGLKARIRAKRRYNSYKGEVGKKADNLIKRQFKATQPLKKCYTDVTEFSIPASDQKLYLSPVLDGFNSEIIAYHLSTSPNLQQLKTMLSEAFPEQTYQGTILHSDQGWQYQHTYYHHFLEVHGMRPSMSRKGNSLDNGMMESFFGTLKTEMFYGFEKEFTSLETLKTAISEYINYYNTKRIKLTLKGLSPVQYRTQSLT; this is translated from the exons ATGAAATTAAGTTATGAAGATAAAATTGAAATCTATCGCTTACGACAATCTGGTTGGACATGGCCTAAAATCAGTCAAACATTTAATATGAGTAAGTATAACCTTCAATACATGGTCCGCCTTATTGATATACACGGATTGGAAAGTGTTTGTAAAAGGAAAAATAGGTATTATTCTCCTGAACTAAAGCAGGAAATCATAAACGAAGTTCTGATGAAAGGTAGGTCTCAGCTAGAGGTTTCTCTAGATTATGGATTACCAAACAAGGGAATGCTTCCTAATTGGATAGCGCAATACAAGAAAAACGGGTATACTATTCTTGAGAAATCAAGAGGGAGACCTGTAAAGATGGGACGCAAACCAAAGAGAAAACTTGAAGAAATGACTGAATTAGAGCGTCTTCAATATGATAATGAGTACCTTAGAGCGGAGAATGCCGTAC CTAAAAAAGTTGAGAGAACTCCGATTGAGGGTCGAAGCAAGGCTCAAAGAGCAACAGAAATCATTCAAGGACTAATCAATGTATTTGATTTAAGAATCCTACTTAATATTTTGAAGCTGTCTCGATCAACCTACTATTATCAGGTTAAACGTCTAACTCAGGGAGATAACAACAAAGAATTAAAAGAAGCTATTCAAGATATTTATTCTGAGAACAAAGGGAGATATGGTTACCGTAGAATTCACCTCGAACTTAAAAATCGAGGCTATAAAGTTAATCATAAGAAAGTTCAACGTTTGATGACAGAACTTGGTTTGAAAGCTAGAATCCGTGCGAAACGTCGCTATAACTCTTATAAAGGTGAGGTTGGCAAGAAAGCTGATAATCTCATTAAGCGTCAATTTAAAGCTACCCAACCACTTAAGAAGTGTTATACCGATGTCACAGAGTTTTCAATTCCTGCTAGTGATCAAAAATTGTATCTATCACCAGTTCTTGATGGCTTTAACAGTGAGATTATTGCATATCATTTATCTACCTCGCCAAACTTACAACAACTTAAAACGATGCTTTCCGAGGCTTTTCCTGAACAAACTTACCAGGGCACTATTTTACATAGTGACCAAGGATGGCAATATCAACACACTTACTACCATCATTTTCTTGAGGTGCATGGAATGAGACCGTCCATGTCGCGTAAAGGAAATAGCTTAGATAACGGCATGATGGAATCTTTTTTTGGAACATTGAAGACAGAAATGTTTTATGGGTTTGAGAAGGAATTTACTTCCCTCGAAACATTAAAAACAGCTATTTCAGAATATATCAACTACTACAACACTAAACGAATCAAACTTACATTAAAAGGACTAAGTCCTGTGCAATACAGAACTCAATCCTTAACTTAA
- a CDS encoding phosphoglycerate kinase, with protein sequence MAKLTVKDVDLKGKKVLVRVDFNVPLKDGVITNDNRISAALPTIKYIIEQGGRAILFSHLGRVKEESDKAGKSLAPVAADLAAKLGQDVIFPGATRGAELEAAIDALEDGQVLLVENTRFEDVDGKKESKNDPELGKYWASLGDGIFVNDAFGTAHRAHASNVGISANVEKAVAGFLLENEIAYIQEAVETPERPFVAILGGSKVSDKIGVIENLLEKADKVLIGGGMTYTFYKAQGIEIGNSLVEEDKLDVAKELLEKSNGKLILPVDSKEANAFAGYDVVRDTEGEAVSEGFLGLDIGPKSIAKFDEALTGAKTVVWNGPMGVFENPDFQAGTIGVMDAIVKQPGVKSIIGGGDSAAAAINLGRADKFSWISTGGGASMELLEGKVLPGLAALTEK encoded by the coding sequence ATGGCTAAATTAACAGTTAAAGACGTTGATTTGAAAGGTAAAAAAGTCCTTGTTCGTGTTGACTTTAACGTACCTTTGAAAGATGGCGTGATCACTAACGACAACCGTATTTCTGCGGCACTTCCAACTATCAAATACATCATTGAACAAGGTGGACGTGCTATTCTTTTCTCTCACCTTGGCCGTGTGAAAGAAGAATCGGATAAAGCTGGTAAATCACTTGCTCCAGTGGCTGCTGATTTGGCTGCTAAACTTGGACAAGACGTTATTTTCCCTGGTGCTACACGTGGTGCTGAATTAGAAGCAGCTATTGATGCTTTGGAAGATGGACAAGTTCTTCTTGTTGAAAACACTCGTTTTGAAGATGTTGATGGCAAAAAAGAATCTAAAAACGATCCTGAACTTGGTAAATACTGGGCTTCACTTGGTGACGGTATCTTCGTAAACGACGCTTTTGGTACTGCTCACCGTGCCCACGCATCAAACGTTGGTATCTCAGCAAACGTGGAAAAAGCTGTTGCTGGTTTCCTTCTTGAAAACGAAATTGCTTATATCCAAGAGGCTGTTGAAACACCAGAACGTCCTTTTGTAGCTATCCTTGGTGGTTCAAAAGTATCTGATAAAATCGGTGTTATCGAAAACCTTCTTGAAAAAGCTGACAAAGTCCTTATCGGTGGTGGTATGACTTATACCTTCTACAAAGCGCAAGGTATCGAAATCGGTAACTCACTTGTGGAAGAAGATAAACTTGATGTGGCTAAAGAATTGCTTGAAAAATCAAATGGTAAATTGATCTTGCCAGTTGACTCAAAAGAAGCAAATGCCTTTGCTGGTTACGATGTTGTTCGTGATACAGAAGGTGAAGCAGTTTCAGAAGGCTTCCTTGGTCTTGACATCGGTCCTAAATCAATTGCTAAATTTGACGAAGCCTTGACTGGTGCGAAAACGGTTGTTTGGAATGGTCCAATGGGTGTCTTTGAAAACCCTGACTTTCAAGCTGGTACAATCGGTGTGATGGACGCTATTGTGAAACAACCAGGCGTTAAATCAATCATCGGTGGTGGTGACTCAGCTGCTGCAGCAATCAACCTTGGCCGTGCTGACAAATTCTCATGGATCTCTACTGGTGGTGGAGCATCTATGGAACTTCTAGAAGGTAAAGTTTTACCTGGATTAGCAGCACTTACTGAAAAATAA
- the rpsG gene encoding 30S ribosomal protein S7, with protein MSRKNQAPKREVLPDPLYNSKIVTRLINRVMLDGKRGTAATIVYDAFNAIKEATGNDALEVFETAMDNIMPVLEVRARRVGGSNYQVPVEVRPERRTTLGLRWLVNASRARGEHTMKDRLAKEIMDAANNTGASVKKREDTHKMAEANRAFAHFRW; from the coding sequence ATGAGTCGTAAAAATCAAGCGCCTAAACGCGAAGTATTACCAGATCCATTATATAACTCGAAAATCGTAACACGTCTTATCAACCGTGTTATGCTTGACGGTAAACGTGGTACAGCTGCTACCATCGTTTACGATGCTTTCAACGCTATCAAAGAAGCAACAGGAAACGATGCTCTTGAAGTATTTGAAACAGCAATGGACAACATCATGCCTGTACTTGAAGTACGCGCACGCCGTGTTGGTGGTTCTAACTACCAAGTTCCAGTTGAAGTTCGTCCAGAACGTCGTACTACACTTGGACTTCGTTGGTTGGTAAACGCATCACGTGCACGTGGTGAGCACACTATGAAAGATCGTCTTGCAAAAGAAATCATGGATGCTGCAAACAACACAGGTGCATCAGTTAAGAAACGTGAAGATACTCACAAAATGGCTGAAGCTAACCGAGCATTTGCACACTTCCGTTGGTAA